GGGCATTACACGCTGGTCCACGACGCTCGTGTCCGCCTGGTAGCCGACGTTGCCGCCGCCGGCGGCCGGCCCAACTAGCCATGGGGCGGCTTCTGGTCTTGCTGCTTGCTGCGGTCTTCCTGCTCGCAGCCGGTTCGCCGGCAGCCGCCCAGGAGACCCACGACGAAGCCGCAGCCGTCCCCGCCCGCCTCACGCTCGAGGATGCCCTGCGCCTTGCGCGGGCGCGGAACCCCGCCTACCGCAAGGTGCTGAACGACCTGGACGTGCTGGCCGCGGAGGAGCGGGTAGGGTGGGGCGCGCTGCTGCCCAGCCTCACCACCGATCTCCGCCTTTCCGGCTCCTCGTCTCGCATTGCTACGGGGCAGGACGACTTCGGCCAGCCGCGCACCCTCCCCGATCCCATCGACTTCACCAGCAGCTCGAGCA
This genomic interval from Gemmatimonadota bacterium contains the following:
- a CDS encoding TolC family protein, translating into MGRLLVLLLAAVFLLAAGSPAAAQETHDEAAAVPARLTLEDALRLARARNPAYRKVLNDLDVLAAEERVGWGALLPSLTTDLRLSGSSSRIATGQDDFGQPRTLPDPIDFTSSSSTQGVFLRLYLFDGFANLNDLRAARAASRAAEARARAGAARLGADVSRRFYAALHARGLIELEERLLVSARDRLAATERLVRVVAATAV